From Trichoplusia ni isolate ovarian cell line Hi5 chromosome 8, tn1, whole genome shotgun sequence, one genomic window encodes:
- the LOC113496589 gene encoding ras-related protein Rab-18A has product MSVKDYVTTLKILVIGESGVGKSSIILAFTTGDYNASFPATIGVDYKCKIMDVNGVKVKLGIWDTAGQERYRTLTSSFYRDAHGAILVYDVSEPKSLAKLNEWAEELQVYSTKKNIVCLVVGNKIDKQNRAVPREQGQAFAQKHRMLFIESSAKTQEGISLAFEELVQKIIETPGLWETEGSSSNIRISNEERRQQQESSCYDYTCTI; this is encoded by the exons ATGTCTGTGAAAGATTACGTTACGACGTTGAAGATTTTAGTTATTGGCGAGAGTGGTGTGGGTAAATCCAG CATAATCCTTGCGTTCACAACAGGAGACTATAATGCCTCATTCCCGGCCACAATCGGAGTTGACTACAAATGTAAGATCATGGATGTCAATGGTGTCAAAGTTAAGCTTGGAATTTGGGACACAGCTGGCCAGGAACGGTATAGGACGTTAACATCAAGCTTTTACAG AGACGCTCACGGTGCGATACTTGTTTACGACGTGTCAGAACCAAAGTCCTTAGCGAAGCTGAACGAGTGGGCCGAGGAGCTCCAAGTGTATTCcacaaagaaaaacatagtCTGTTTAGTTGTCGGCAATAAGATTGATAAG CAAAATCGTGCAGTACCCAGAGAGCAAGGCCAGGCATTCGCACAGAAACACAGGATGTTGTTCATTGAGAGCAGTGCTAAGACCCAGGAGGGAATCAGCTTGGCGTTTGAAGAACTGGTTCAAAAG ATTATAGAAACACCTGGTCTTTGGGAGACGGAAGGCTCGTCATCCAACATCCGCATATCAAACGAGGAGAGGCGACAACAGCAAGAATCTTCTTGTTACGATTATACTTGCACCATTTAG